The Amycolatopsis sp. DG1A-15b genome contains the following window.
GAACGCCTGCGCCAGCAGGATCGACGAGCGGGTGTTGACCGCCCAGTGTGCGTCGAGCATCGCGGCGTCCAGTTCGCCGAGACCGCCGTCGGATCCGCTGAGCGCGTGGTTGCAGACCAGGATGTCGACGTGCCCGTGCGCTGCGACGGCTGCTGCCATCAGCCGTTCCGGTGCCTCCGGAGCCGCCAGGTCCAGCTCCAGGCCTTCGGGCCGAGCGGGATCCGCGCCCCACGGCTGTTCCCGGTCGTGCGGTGCGTAGTGGTGGCGGAAGACGGCGGCGCCGAGCCCGCCCAGCCGTCCGGCGATCGGCGTGGCCGATCCCCGCCCGGCGGCTGACTCCGGTGACCAGTGCGACGCGGCCGTCCAGTGATGCGGGCATGATCGGCAGTCTTCCACCGGATCAGGGGTTTCCCCGATGGAACAGCACCCCGGTGCGTGTGACCATGGACGGCGTGCAGGAGTCCCTCGACCACGTCACCGCCGAGCAGGCGATCGCGACCACGGAACCGGCCGCGCCCAAGATGTTCCGGCGCCGGTCCGGGCGGGCCATCGCCGGCGTCGCCGGGGGGCTCGCCGATCACCTCGGTGTGCCGGTCGTCTGGGTGCGGACGGCCTTCGCGCTGCTGGCCGCGCTCAACGGCGCCGGGCTGCTCGCCTACGGCCTCCTCTGGGTCTTC
Protein-coding sequences here:
- a CDS encoding SDR family oxidoreductase, whose protein sequence is MEDCRSCPHHWTAASHWSPESAAGRGSATPIAGRLGGLGAAVFRHHYAPHDREQPWGADPARPEGLELDLAAPEAPERLMAAAVAAHGHVDILVCNHALSGSDGGLGELDAAMLDAHWAVNTRSSILLAQAFAAQHDGRPGGRIVFFTSGQDLGPMPGEIAYAASKGALASITRSLADALADRAITVNTVNPGPVDTGYAPPEVHEAVRRRFPRGRWGTPEEAAKLVGFLATDDADWITGQTISSEGGFRR